From Amycolatopsis sp. cg9, one genomic window encodes:
- a CDS encoding MCE family protein, with product MRSFVPALIKLAVFAVVTVLFTGILAATIANTNFGETSGYLAKFTDASGLKEGDDVRIAGVKVGQVDAIEVVEGERNLAQVRFDVEHAYRLPETVTATIKYRNLVGQRYLALGTDVPGQQALPDGGTIPPERTKPALNLTVLFNGFKPLFKALSPQDVNQLSAEIISVFQGEGGTITSLLQHTASLTTAIASKDQVIGQVIANLNTVLGTVNAHGPQLGDLIEQTQKLVSGLAEQRKPIGDAVSALGDLAVSTTGLLADARPALKDDVARLGVLSQNLGDSGELLNHLLEVLPGNLQKFTRTLSYGSWFNYYLCGITGTIGISSLDITLPIVPIPGTQRAERCGP from the coding sequence GTGAGGAGCTTCGTCCCCGCCCTGATCAAGCTCGCGGTCTTCGCCGTCGTCACCGTGCTGTTCACCGGGATCCTCGCGGCCACCATCGCGAACACGAACTTCGGCGAGACGTCCGGGTACCTGGCGAAGTTCACCGACGCGTCCGGGCTCAAGGAAGGCGACGACGTCCGCATCGCCGGGGTCAAGGTCGGGCAGGTCGACGCGATCGAGGTGGTCGAGGGCGAGCGCAACCTGGCGCAGGTGCGGTTCGACGTCGAGCACGCCTACCGGCTGCCGGAGACGGTGACCGCGACGATCAAGTACCGCAACCTGGTCGGCCAGCGCTACCTCGCGCTCGGCACCGACGTCCCCGGGCAGCAGGCACTGCCGGACGGCGGCACGATCCCGCCCGAGCGCACGAAACCCGCGTTGAACCTCACGGTGCTGTTCAACGGGTTCAAGCCGCTGTTCAAAGCCTTGAGCCCCCAGGACGTCAACCAGCTCTCGGCCGAGATCATCAGCGTCTTCCAGGGCGAGGGCGGCACGATCACCAGCCTGCTGCAGCACACCGCGTCGCTGACCACGGCGATCGCGAGCAAGGACCAGGTGATCGGCCAGGTCATCGCGAACCTCAACACCGTGCTCGGCACGGTCAACGCCCACGGCCCGCAGCTCGGCGACCTCATCGAGCAGACGCAGAAGCTGGTCAGCGGCCTGGCCGAGCAGCGCAAGCCGATCGGCGACGCGGTCAGCGCGCTCGGCGACCTCGCGGTGTCCACAACGGGCCTGCTCGCCGACGCGCGGCCGGCGCTCAAGGACGACGTCGCCCGGCTCGGCGTGCTTTCGCAGAACCTCGGCGACTCCGGTGAGCTGCTCAACCACCTGCTCGAGGTGCTGCCGGGCAACCTGCAGAAGTTCACCCGGACCCTGAGCTACGGCAGCTGGTTCAACTACTACCTGTGCGGGATCACCGGCACCATCGGCATTTCCTCGCTCGACATCACCCTGCCGATCGTCCCGATCCCCGGCACGCAGCGCGCGGAGAGGTGTGGTCCGTGA
- a CDS encoding MlaD family protein, which produces MKPLKERNQAGVGAVALVLIVLVTATTYFSDQLPFFGNGTTYSAYFGESAGLAPDNEVEVAGVKVGTVSSVKLAGKQVLVKFRVKDVRVGDATTASIEIKTLLGEKYLALDPKGGGTQEPDATIPQARTRTPFQLQDAFEQLSTTVGDIDTKQLADSFNALSDSLKDSPQYLKDTLTGLSSLAKTVSSRDADLHTLLANTSQVSKTLSDRNAQLQRVISDGNLLLGELQNRKKAINALLTGTQQLSQQLTGLVQDNRAQLKPTLDKLGKVTDILQRNQGNLDKSLQLMAPFARVGANATGNGRWFEGYLCGLLPPTINAGVVTINPEGCTPPIAAPNQGVGGR; this is translated from the coding sequence GTGAAGCCGCTGAAGGAACGCAACCAGGCGGGAGTCGGCGCGGTCGCGCTCGTGCTGATCGTGCTCGTCACGGCCACCACGTACTTCTCCGACCAGCTCCCGTTCTTCGGCAACGGCACGACGTATTCGGCGTACTTCGGCGAGTCCGCCGGGCTGGCGCCGGACAACGAGGTCGAGGTCGCCGGCGTCAAGGTCGGCACGGTGTCCTCGGTGAAGCTCGCGGGCAAGCAGGTGCTGGTCAAGTTCCGCGTGAAGGACGTCCGGGTCGGCGACGCGACGACGGCGTCCATCGAGATCAAGACGCTGCTGGGGGAGAAGTACCTCGCGCTCGACCCGAAGGGCGGCGGCACGCAGGAGCCGGACGCGACGATCCCGCAGGCCCGCACGCGCACGCCGTTCCAGCTGCAGGACGCCTTCGAGCAGCTGTCGACGACGGTCGGCGACATCGACACGAAGCAGCTCGCGGACAGCTTCAACGCGTTGTCGGACAGCCTCAAGGACAGCCCGCAGTACCTGAAGGACACGCTGACCGGGCTGTCGTCCCTCGCGAAGACGGTCTCGTCCCGAGACGCGGACCTGCACACGCTGCTGGCCAACACGAGCCAGGTGTCGAAGACGCTGTCCGACCGCAACGCCCAGCTGCAGCGCGTGATCAGCGACGGCAACCTGCTGCTGGGCGAACTGCAGAACCGCAAGAAGGCGATCAACGCGCTGCTCACCGGCACCCAGCAGCTGTCGCAGCAGCTGACCGGGCTCGTCCAGGACAACCGCGCGCAGCTCAAGCCGACGCTGGACAAGCTCGGGAAGGTGACCGACATCCTGCAGCGCAACCAGGGCAACCTCGACAAGAGCCTGCAGCTGATGGCGCCGTTCGCCCGCGTCGGCGCGAACGCCACCGGCAACGGCCGCTGGTTCGAGGGCTACCTGTGCGGGCTGCTGCCGCCGACGATCAACGCCGGCGTCGTGACCATCAACCCCGAAGGCTGCACCCCGCCGATCGCGGCGCCGAACCAGGGGGTGGGCGGCCGATGA
- a CDS encoding MCE family protein produces the protein MTIRTYRGRSLVTWLAFACVLALLLTAGLWLVFRAATGTTLSAYFGKTVGLYAGSSVRVLGVPVGQVTDVTPQGDAVRVDMRVDDDVSLPADVGAVVVAPSLVSDRYVQLTPAYDSGPVLASGTVLAKNRTATPVELDDLYSSLDKLSTALGPNGANKDGALSGVLDTAANTLKGNGASLNSTVGQLAELAKTLDGSKDDLFSTVQNLNSFTGALAQSDQQLNEFYGRVADVSQFLAADSSDVGAALQSLGGALGDVQTFVNDNKAALESNVDKLASLSKVLVDQRAALAEVLDIAPTGATNFINSYDAASGTIAVRDNLNELTNPPILTVCRLISSFTPKQLPDTLGNICKQLAPVLDGALKLPTIPQVLNSLQNGTLPPLPLPLVDVMEQLSGGAK, from the coding sequence ATGACGATCCGCACCTACCGCGGCCGCAGCCTGGTGACGTGGCTGGCGTTCGCCTGCGTGCTGGCGTTGCTGCTGACCGCGGGACTGTGGCTGGTGTTCCGCGCGGCCACCGGCACGACGCTGTCGGCGTACTTCGGCAAGACCGTCGGGCTCTACGCGGGTTCGTCGGTGCGGGTGCTCGGCGTGCCGGTCGGGCAGGTCACCGACGTCACGCCGCAGGGCGACGCCGTGCGCGTGGACATGCGCGTCGACGACGACGTGTCCCTGCCCGCCGACGTCGGCGCGGTCGTCGTCGCGCCGAGCCTGGTCAGCGACCGGTACGTCCAGCTGACCCCGGCCTACGACAGCGGTCCCGTGCTCGCTTCGGGGACGGTGCTCGCGAAGAACCGCACGGCCACGCCGGTGGAACTGGACGACCTGTATTCGAGCCTGGACAAGCTGTCGACGGCGCTGGGCCCGAACGGCGCCAACAAGGACGGCGCGCTGTCCGGTGTCCTGGACACCGCCGCGAACACGTTGAAGGGCAACGGCGCTTCGCTGAATTCGACGGTCGGGCAGCTCGCCGAACTGGCGAAGACCTTGGACGGCTCGAAGGACGACCTGTTCTCGACCGTGCAGAACCTCAACTCCTTCACCGGCGCCCTGGCCCAGAGCGACCAGCAGCTCAACGAGTTCTACGGGCGCGTCGCTGATGTCAGCCAGTTCCTCGCGGCGGACTCTTCCGACGTCGGCGCGGCTTTGCAGTCCCTCGGCGGGGCGCTCGGCGACGTCCAGACGTTCGTCAACGACAACAAGGCGGCGCTGGAGTCCAATGTGGACAAGCTGGCGTCGCTGTCGAAGGTCCTGGTCGACCAGCGGGCCGCGCTCGCCGAGGTGCTCGACATCGCCCCGACCGGCGCCACCAACTTCATCAACTCCTACGACGCCGCGTCGGGCACGATCGCCGTCCGCGACAACCTGAACGAGCTGACCAACCCGCCGATCCTCACCGTCTGCCGGCTGATCAGCTCGTTCACGCCGAAGCAGCTCCCGGACACCTTGGGGAACATCTGCAAGCAGCTCGCGCCGGTGCTGGACGGGGCGTTGAAGCTGCCGACCATCCCGCAGGTGCTCAACTCCCTGCAGAACGGCACGCTCCCGCCGTTGCCCCTCCCGCTCGTCGACGTCATGGAGCAGCTTTCGGGTGGTGCGAAGTGA
- a CDS encoding MCE family protein, with protein MKRFAGVLAGLLVLAGCSDGGFNGLYGTPLPGGADVGDHPYHVTALFTDVLDLVPQSSVKVNDVAVGRVDKISLTPDTRSALVAMTVNGDIALPANARAELKQSSLLGEKFVELSVPAAEPAAGKLADGAQIPLGRTNRNPEVEEVLGALSLLLNGGGVEQIQKISHELNDALSGNEPEIRALLSRVDELATQLDGHRTEIVRAIDGLAKLSKTLTGQTQNLSNALDNLAPGLKIVTDQRDQLVGMLNALNTLSGVAVDTVTKSRDQLVANLKALQPTLTKLGEAGQNLPNALQILLTYPFPDYAGNVIKGDYANVEANVNLDLDTLIQNFTNSSQPPIALPQTIGGQAPVAPPLPLPDLGSGPQAAGPNLLGGLLGLIGGGR; from the coding sequence GTGAAGCGGTTCGCAGGGGTGCTCGCCGGGCTGCTCGTGCTCGCCGGCTGCAGCGACGGCGGGTTCAACGGCCTCTACGGCACGCCGCTGCCCGGCGGCGCCGACGTCGGCGACCACCCGTACCACGTGACCGCGCTGTTCACCGACGTCCTGGACCTGGTGCCGCAGTCGAGCGTCAAGGTCAACGACGTCGCCGTCGGGCGGGTCGACAAGATTTCCCTGACGCCGGACACGCGGTCGGCACTGGTGGCGATGACCGTGAACGGCGACATCGCGCTGCCCGCCAACGCCCGCGCCGAGCTGAAGCAGTCTTCACTGCTGGGGGAGAAGTTCGTCGAGCTGAGCGTGCCGGCGGCCGAGCCGGCCGCCGGAAAACTGGCTGACGGCGCGCAGATCCCGCTCGGGCGCACCAACCGCAACCCCGAGGTCGAGGAGGTGCTCGGCGCGCTTTCGCTGCTGCTCAACGGCGGCGGCGTCGAGCAGATCCAGAAGATCAGCCACGAGCTCAACGACGCGCTTTCGGGCAACGAGCCGGAGATCCGCGCGCTGCTGTCCCGGGTGGACGAACTGGCCACGCAGCTCGACGGGCACCGGACCGAGATCGTCCGCGCGATCGACGGGCTCGCGAAGCTGTCGAAGACGTTGACCGGGCAGACGCAGAACCTGTCGAACGCGCTGGACAACCTGGCGCCGGGCTTGAAGATCGTCACCGACCAGCGCGACCAGCTCGTGGGCATGCTGAACGCGCTGAACACGCTGTCCGGCGTCGCGGTGGACACGGTCACGAAGAGCCGCGACCAGCTCGTCGCGAACCTCAAGGCGCTGCAGCCGACGCTGACCAAGCTCGGCGAGGCGGGCCAGAACCTGCCGAACGCGTTGCAGATCCTGCTGACCTACCCGTTCCCGGACTACGCGGGCAACGTGATCAAGGGCGACTACGCGAACGTCGAGGCGAACGTGAACCTCGATCTCGACACGCTGATCCAGAACTTCACGAACTCGTCGCAGCCGCCGATCGCGCTGCCCCAGACCATCGGCGGCCAGGCGCCGGTCGCGCCGCCGCTGCCGCTGCCCGACCTGGGTTCCGGCCCGCAAGCCGCCGGACCCAACCTGCTGGGCGGCCTGCTCGGGCTGATCGGGGGTGGCCGGTGA
- a CDS encoding MCE family protein — translation MTSRKIRIQLFAFVVIAVVSVVYAGGRYAGLDRLFGNRGYVVTAQLTDSGGIFVNSEVAYRGVTVGRVTGMTLTEHGVDVALDIDAGAPDIPADAHAQVANRSAVGEQFVDLLPLHDGGPFLTDGSVITADKTSLPPSPDTVLSHLDDLVASVHPDSLRTVVDETYNAFAGAGPELQQLLDSTGSLTAVATQYIPQTQGLFANSRVVLDTQQRQAANITDFASGLRTISGQLKKSDPDLRRVIAEAPQLSRQISDVLAASGTDLGVLFANLLTTAQITTSRKDSIEELLVAYPIIGAFSPSTSPDGTGHLGVVFNFFDPASCTKGYEGTKQRPANDESEAPVNMNAYCAEPPGSPTGVRGSQNAPYAGKPPAIPAAPSQTAASAPQPLPGMLSLLTGPSSGGLGRLLGAP, via the coding sequence GTGACCTCCCGCAAGATCCGCATCCAGCTGTTCGCGTTCGTCGTCATCGCGGTGGTTTCGGTCGTCTACGCCGGCGGCCGGTACGCCGGGCTGGACCGGCTGTTCGGCAACCGCGGCTACGTCGTCACGGCGCAGCTCACCGACTCCGGCGGCATCTTCGTCAACTCCGAGGTCGCCTACCGCGGGGTGACGGTCGGGCGCGTGACCGGCATGACCCTGACCGAGCACGGCGTCGACGTCGCCCTCGACATCGACGCCGGCGCCCCGGACATCCCGGCCGACGCGCACGCCCAGGTGGCGAACCGGTCGGCGGTGGGGGAGCAGTTCGTCGACCTGCTTCCCTTGCACGACGGCGGTCCTTTCTTGACGGACGGCTCGGTGATCACGGCGGACAAGACGTCGCTGCCGCCGTCGCCGGACACCGTGCTGTCGCATTTGGACGACCTCGTGGCGAGCGTGCACCCGGACTCGCTGCGGACGGTCGTCGACGAGACGTACAACGCCTTCGCGGGTGCCGGCCCGGAACTGCAGCAGCTGCTGGACAGCACCGGCTCGCTGACCGCCGTCGCCACCCAGTACATCCCGCAGACGCAGGGGCTGTTCGCGAACTCGCGGGTCGTGCTGGACACGCAGCAGCGGCAGGCCGCGAACATCACCGACTTCGCTTCCGGCCTGCGCACGATTTCGGGCCAGCTCAAGAAGTCCGACCCGGACCTGCGGCGGGTGATCGCCGAAGCGCCGCAGCTGAGCCGGCAGATCAGCGACGTGCTCGCCGCGTCCGGCACCGATCTGGGCGTGCTGTTCGCGAACCTGCTCACCACGGCGCAGATCACGACGTCCCGGAAGGACTCGATCGAGGAACTGCTGGTGGCGTACCCGATCATCGGGGCGTTCTCGCCGTCGACGTCCCCGGACGGCACCGGTCACCTGGGCGTGGTGTTCAACTTCTTCGACCCGGCTTCGTGCACGAAGGGCTACGAAGGGACGAAGCAGCGTCCGGCGAACGACGAGTCCGAGGCGCCGGTGAACATGAACGCCTACTGCGCCGAGCCGCCGGGCAGCCCGACCGGCGTGCGCGGCTCCCAGAACGCGCCCTACGCGGGGAAGCCGCCCGCGATCCCGGCCGCGCCTTCGCAGACCGCCGCTTCGGCCCCGCAGCCGCTGCCGGGGATGCTGAGCCTGCTGACGGGCCCGTCGTCGGGCGGCCTCGGCCGGCTGCTGGGCGCGCCGTGA